A genomic window from Pseudogulbenkiania sp. MAI-1 includes:
- a CDS encoding DDE-type integrase/transposase/recombinase, with translation MSSSIRFNKGGSFLLDGREVQVTRVINGELVTLEDVMSLVVYQYSMEQLLTWWAEGRVAPKSHADQEQSLLQRRNPDAVLSSYPPEQVDKALWKKRYLDGLRQLGVKIAFTGMKLKPLIKQIADQLGDLHPPSPSSIYRWFTKEKRSDSPAVLLDRFEARGWFGCRFPVEVQEALIELIEERYLEPPGCSIVDILDALRKRLDDLNVLRATDAQLELPSYDTVRRAIKAYPAYEHAVAKYGQQEASIRFRTSMAGPKAKYILEVAEIDHTPVDLFVVDERTGLPLGRPTLTILVDRKSKMILGIYVSFGGPSTEAVFQCLRHAILPKNYLRERYPRVEGLWPCFGLMQVLVCDNGLEFHSKALEQACFELGITLQFCPKRKPYFKGMVERAFRSISRGFFHAQKGTSLANWMDRHGYDPLKTAVATFDEFLHALHIWIVDVYSVRINRGLKRTPLAVWQNGVHDNPPRLPDLKVLDQALTEYTERTLWHYGIELHKLRYNSKELFPIRHQHGEKVTVQVRYNRGDLGHIYVIHPSTGEAIKVPAIEFDYASGLRLEVHELICREVREAGLAEANPLNLAKAKERIRDVIGQSLGGKKLQQRKRAARLSGANSQDAHHVAAPRATSASKPPKGAHRITVTPKQFKCSFRPWGQGGKP, from the coding sequence ATGTCTTCGTCGATTCGCTTTAATAAGGGAGGCAGTTTCCTGCTGGACGGTCGGGAGGTGCAGGTAACCCGTGTCATCAATGGCGAACTGGTCACGCTGGAGGACGTGATGTCGCTGGTGGTGTATCAGTACTCCATGGAGCAACTTCTCACATGGTGGGCCGAAGGGCGGGTGGCTCCTAAGTCTCACGCGGATCAGGAGCAGTCTCTGCTGCAACGCAGGAACCCGGACGCGGTCCTGAGTAGCTACCCGCCAGAGCAGGTCGACAAGGCCCTTTGGAAAAAGCGCTATTTGGATGGCCTCCGGCAATTGGGAGTAAAGATTGCCTTTACTGGCATGAAGCTCAAGCCGCTCATAAAGCAGATTGCTGACCAACTGGGAGACCTCCATCCTCCCAGCCCATCATCAATCTATCGCTGGTTTACCAAAGAGAAACGAAGCGATAGTCCTGCTGTCCTGTTGGATCGATTCGAGGCCCGAGGCTGGTTTGGCTGCCGTTTTCCAGTCGAGGTACAGGAAGCCCTCATTGAACTGATTGAAGAAAGGTATCTGGAGCCACCAGGGTGCTCAATCGTAGATATCCTTGACGCATTGCGTAAACGACTTGATGACCTGAATGTTCTCCGCGCCACAGATGCTCAACTCGAGCTTCCTAGCTACGACACGGTACGCCGAGCGATCAAGGCATATCCGGCTTATGAGCACGCCGTAGCGAAATACGGGCAGCAGGAGGCCTCCATCCGGTTTCGGACCAGCATGGCGGGCCCGAAGGCGAAGTACATATTGGAGGTGGCGGAGATTGATCATACCCCGGTCGATTTGTTCGTCGTCGATGAGCGTACTGGCTTACCACTGGGGCGCCCGACGCTAACGATCTTGGTTGATCGCAAGAGCAAGATGATTCTTGGCATCTATGTCAGCTTTGGAGGCCCCAGCACGGAGGCTGTTTTCCAATGCTTGCGGCACGCCATTCTGCCAAAAAATTACCTCCGTGAACGTTACCCACGGGTCGAAGGTCTCTGGCCATGCTTTGGCCTGATGCAAGTACTGGTCTGCGACAACGGGCTGGAGTTTCACAGCAAGGCGCTGGAGCAGGCCTGTTTTGAGCTTGGGATCACATTGCAGTTCTGTCCGAAGAGGAAGCCTTACTTCAAGGGCATGGTCGAGCGGGCATTCCGGTCGATTTCCAGAGGGTTCTTCCATGCCCAGAAGGGCACAAGCCTGGCCAACTGGATGGACCGCCATGGTTATGACCCACTGAAGACGGCTGTCGCTACGTTCGACGAGTTCTTGCACGCGCTGCACATCTGGATCGTTGATGTCTACTCGGTGCGGATTAACCGGGGGTTGAAGCGGACTCCACTGGCCGTCTGGCAAAACGGGGTACATGACAACCCGCCCCGCTTGCCGGACTTGAAGGTATTGGACCAAGCACTGACCGAGTACACCGAGCGTACGTTGTGGCACTACGGCATCGAGCTTCACAAACTGCGTTACAACAGCAAAGAACTCTTTCCCATCCGGCATCAACATGGCGAGAAGGTCACCGTCCAGGTGCGCTACAACCGTGGTGACTTGGGCCACATCTATGTCATCCATCCCAGTACCGGCGAAGCGATCAAGGTACCTGCTATCGAGTTCGACTATGCCTCTGGTCTACGGCTGGAAGTTCATGAGCTTATCTGCCGGGAGGTGCGCGAAGCCGGTTTGGCCGAGGCTAATCCTCTCAATCTGGCGAAGGCCAAGGAACGGATACGAGATGTCATCGGCCAGTCATTGGGTGGCAAGAAGTTGCAGCAGCGCAAGCGCGCTGCCCGTCTCTCCGGCGCGAACTCCCAAGATGCACACCATGTCGCTGCACCCAGGGCAACGTCAGCCTCCAAACCACCAAAGGGGGCTCATCGGATAACCGTTACTCCCAAGCAGTTCAAGTGCAGCTTCCGTCCGTGGGGACAAGGAGGCAAGCCATGA
- a CDS encoding DEAD/DEAH box helicase — translation MLSRKLNDPQLECVKHPQSPALMIVAGPGSGKTTVLVLRALRHVLVDRMPPDSVVITTFTRKAAAELSSRLISWGLKLVDHFRAEAVVSGDDARDNWLASLDINAIQAGTLDSFCQQWLGSTRQVGSPAPVMLEEFAAHFVYRRKVFSPAYYRAGQQATLDPYLAQFSFEQQVPRNQGQACDLSITVNNRLIQDLVDVRTYGTSGNAEQAQATLLADYRQYLQGQQMFDFSLCSERILEGFKAGTLYPGLTPIHALLVDEYQDTNPMQEAIYFEIVRQSGCAFAVVGDDDQALYRFRGATVELFTNFQQRYSSVIVGATSRLVYLVTNHRSTPEIIQLFNDFSQHDPLFMAARVAGKPAIAPFNPSRGVPVLGMFRDSMADLSADLSQFLVDVFQGAGRTIPGTSVTLRASTEGGAIGDAVLLASSVREYKDDNKGGLVERLPVQMRQHLQSAGLGVFNPRGQDLRDILSVQRLLGLILLCIDPSDAIEIGMPLTRDTQRYIPQWRLAAQTFLTSNPAPHTHTASLSTYVNGWRTRIATSGTWPDDIPLLDLLYKLIVWMPEFQRDPEHQVYLEAIMRCVVQGAHYSSYGFAILERAPHDSRSRSVVITDLLAPIAEKVIEIDEDLLFAIPRNRLNIMTIHQSKGLEYPLVIIDIGSEFKTNHAKQAFRRFPRDPSSTVLMESALAPHTPVGAIRIARSNIDRTFDDLMRLYYVAYSRAQVALLLVGLTKSIEYKTTVQNIATFWRRDGSWSWRNNNPPLTRATPTRPERMPLTLL, via the coding sequence GTGCTCTCTCGGAAACTGAATGATCCTCAGCTTGAATGTGTTAAGCACCCACAGTCACCTGCATTGATGATCGTCGCGGGGCCTGGCTCCGGCAAGACCACAGTCTTGGTCTTGCGGGCCTTGCGTCACGTGTTAGTTGACAGAATGCCCCCGGACTCCGTGGTCATCACAACCTTCACTCGGAAAGCGGCTGCTGAACTATCCAGTCGCCTCATCAGCTGGGGCTTGAAGCTCGTTGATCACTTCCGCGCGGAGGCCGTGGTATCAGGTGATGATGCCAGGGACAATTGGCTTGCAAGTCTTGATATCAACGCCATTCAAGCGGGTACCCTTGATAGCTTCTGTCAGCAATGGCTGGGCAGCACACGGCAAGTTGGTTCTCCGGCCCCTGTGATGTTAGAAGAGTTTGCGGCGCACTTTGTATATCGCCGCAAAGTCTTCTCCCCAGCCTATTATCGCGCTGGGCAGCAGGCAACTCTCGATCCCTATCTGGCCCAGTTTAGTTTCGAGCAGCAAGTGCCTCGCAATCAAGGCCAAGCCTGTGACCTCTCGATCACGGTTAACAACCGATTGATCCAGGACTTGGTCGACGTTAGAACATACGGCACAAGTGGAAATGCTGAGCAGGCTCAGGCGACCTTACTTGCTGACTACCGTCAGTATCTCCAAGGTCAGCAGATGTTCGACTTTTCCCTTTGTTCTGAACGTATCCTCGAAGGCTTCAAAGCTGGCACCCTATATCCTGGCCTTACCCCAATACATGCACTTCTGGTTGATGAGTACCAAGATACAAACCCGATGCAAGAAGCGATTTACTTTGAGATCGTGCGGCAATCAGGTTGCGCCTTTGCCGTTGTTGGAGATGATGATCAGGCGCTATACCGATTTCGGGGCGCAACCGTTGAGCTGTTTACAAACTTTCAGCAGCGCTATTCCAGTGTGATAGTGGGTGCAACTAGCCGCCTTGTCTATTTGGTTACCAACCACCGTTCGACCCCGGAGATCATCCAGCTATTCAATGATTTTTCACAGCATGATCCTTTGTTCATGGCTGCACGGGTGGCGGGAAAGCCGGCGATCGCACCGTTTAACCCGAGCCGTGGTGTTCCGGTGCTAGGAATGTTCAGAGACTCAATGGCGGATCTGTCTGCGGATCTGTCGCAATTTCTAGTGGATGTATTCCAAGGGGCAGGACGAACAATTCCTGGTACCTCTGTCACTTTGCGTGCGAGCACAGAAGGCGGTGCCATCGGGGACGCTGTCTTGCTTGCTTCAAGTGTACGGGAATACAAGGATGATAATAAGGGGGGGCTTGTGGAGCGTCTCCCCGTTCAAATGCGCCAGCATCTCCAAAGTGCTGGACTCGGTGTATTCAATCCTCGTGGGCAAGACTTACGCGATATTTTGAGTGTGCAGCGATTATTGGGTCTTATATTACTTTGTATTGACCCCTCGGATGCAATAGAAATAGGAATGCCACTAACCCGTGATACCCAGCGGTATATTCCCCAATGGCGGTTGGCCGCTCAAACGTTTCTGACTTCAAATCCAGCTCCGCACACGCACACTGCATCCTTGAGTACCTATGTAAATGGGTGGCGTACTCGTATAGCAACGTCTGGCACTTGGCCAGATGACATTCCGCTACTCGATCTGCTGTACAAGTTGATTGTGTGGATGCCTGAGTTTCAGCGCGACCCGGAGCACCAAGTGTATCTAGAAGCCATCATGCGTTGCGTGGTGCAAGGAGCTCATTATTCGAGTTATGGGTTCGCGATTCTGGAGCGCGCGCCACACGACTCGCGCAGCCGTTCTGTCGTGATCACGGACCTACTCGCGCCCATTGCCGAGAAGGTGATCGAGATCGACGAAGATTTGCTGTTTGCTATTCCAAGAAACCGTCTCAACATCATGACGATTCACCAGTCCAAAGGGTTGGAGTACCCACTGGTGATCATTGACATCGGATCAGAATTTAAGACTAACCATGCTAAACAGGCTTTTCGTCGGTTTCCCCGAGACCCATCAAGTACCGTTTTGATGGAATCGGCGCTTGCCCCGCACACACCTGTTGGCGCGATACGTATTGCACGAAGCAACATTGATCGAACATTTGATGATTTGATGCGGCTTTATTATGTTGCCTACAGTCGAGCACAGGTTGCTCTGCTGCTTGTTGGCCTAACCAAGAGCATTGAATACAAAACAACAGTCCAAAACATCGCCACGTTCTGGAGGCGCGATGGCTCTTGGTCGTGGAGAAACAATAACCCTCCACTTACTCGTGCCACGCCAACACGGCCGGAACGTATGCCACTAACTCTGCTTTGA
- a CDS encoding transposase, whose translation MLPGNPLRHVAQAFDITESILGKWKRQLQEPGAAAFPSRGKQSGEAAKLKRLRDDLARVTMVRDVLKQALAIFS comes from the coding sequence GTGTTACCTGGCAATCCATTGCGGCATGTCGCCCAGGCTTTCGACATCACTGAATCGATTCTGGGCAAATGGAAGCGGCAGCTTCAAGAGCCCGGGGCAGCTGCTTTCCCCAGTCGCGGCAAGCAGAGCGGTGAAGCAGCCAAACTCAAACGGCTGCGCGACGATCTTGCTCGCGTCACCATGGTGCGCGATGTCCTAAAACAAGCGCTTGCCATCTTCTCGTAA
- a CDS encoding helix-turn-helix transcriptional regulator: MTRKTLGTTALPDKVQVAIQKLGMDIKLARQRRVMTQEALAKNMFVTAKTVRRVEAGDPGVSLGVYASALFVLGFADRLAQIAAPETDQFANWQQRHNMPKRVRQKKDKDDRLDF, from the coding sequence ATGACCCGAAAGACACTGGGAACCACGGCCCTTCCCGACAAGGTGCAGGTAGCCATTCAAAAACTTGGGATGGACATCAAATTGGCTCGCCAGCGTCGAGTCATGACGCAAGAGGCACTAGCAAAAAACATGTTTGTGACCGCAAAGACGGTTCGGCGTGTCGAGGCGGGCGATCCGGGCGTCAGTCTTGGCGTTTATGCCAGCGCCTTGTTTGTCCTTGGTTTTGCTGACCGCTTGGCGCAGATTGCTGCGCCCGAGACTGACCAGTTTGCCAACTGGCAACAGAGGCATAACATGCCTAAGCGGGTAAGGCAGAAGAAGGACAAAGATGATCGCTTGGATTTCTAA
- the dbpB gene encoding DGQHR domain-containing protein DpdB, giving the protein MNIQPTEIKVSAIAFQQGDVQLYSFVVEGRALTRIADLSRLKRDDDGGLEGFQRPEIQQHVKQITDYLNEGSGLFPNAIILALSPDVKFSCPRGPARTGVPANSRPGYLSLPARAEGERVAWIVDGQQRSLALARSNKGDLLVPVIAFVANSLELQRQQFILVNRAKPLPQRLVNELLPETDDTFLPRDLAANKIPAQLCAALHENSRSPFFGRISRPSGKPARVDTFTDSAIIVMIRERINNPIGALAHLKGYQSRCSDIDMMYRVLDAYWSAVAETFPDAWVLPPERSRLTHSAGIRAMGSLLDRMASRVDLKRKDLKVSFKSELAPLAERCAWTSGTWPYTNLPWNAIEVTPRGINELTRTLNSMYMETVTA; this is encoded by the coding sequence ATGAATATTCAGCCGACCGAAATCAAGGTATCTGCAATCGCTTTCCAGCAGGGTGATGTGCAGTTATACAGCTTCGTTGTTGAAGGTAGGGCGCTTACGCGCATCGCGGATCTAAGCCGACTTAAACGAGACGATGATGGGGGCCTCGAAGGATTTCAGCGCCCGGAGATTCAGCAGCACGTCAAGCAGATCACTGACTATCTTAACGAAGGAAGCGGTCTTTTTCCGAATGCGATAATCCTTGCTCTTTCTCCAGACGTGAAGTTTTCATGCCCACGGGGCCCTGCAAGGACCGGAGTGCCGGCGAACTCCCGCCCAGGTTACCTTAGTTTGCCAGCAAGGGCAGAAGGGGAAAGGGTCGCGTGGATTGTAGATGGGCAACAAAGATCCCTTGCTCTTGCAAGATCTAACAAGGGGGATCTGTTGGTTCCGGTGATTGCATTTGTTGCCAACTCGCTTGAATTGCAGCGGCAGCAATTTATTCTCGTGAACCGGGCAAAGCCTCTACCACAGCGACTTGTGAATGAATTGTTACCAGAGACTGATGACACATTCCTTCCTCGAGACCTGGCTGCCAACAAGATTCCTGCCCAACTATGTGCGGCTCTGCATGAGAACTCGCGGTCACCATTCTTTGGCCGAATAAGCCGTCCATCTGGTAAGCCTGCACGTGTAGATACGTTCACGGATTCCGCCATCATCGTAATGATTCGGGAGAGGATTAATAATCCTATAGGCGCATTAGCCCACTTAAAGGGATACCAGTCGCGTTGTAGTGACATCGACATGATGTACAGGGTACTAGATGCCTACTGGTCGGCAGTTGCTGAAACTTTTCCTGATGCTTGGGTTCTACCCCCAGAGCGGAGTCGTTTGACACACAGTGCTGGAATACGTGCAATGGGTTCTTTGTTAGACCGTATGGCTAGTCGGGTAGATTTGAAGAGGAAAGATCTAAAGGTTTCTTTCAAAAGTGAATTGGCGCCACTTGCGGAACGATGTGCTTGGACGTCAGGGACTTGGCCATATACAAACCTCCCGTGGAATGCTATTGAGGTTACCCCAAGGGGAATCAATGAGCTCACTCGTACATTAAATAGTATGTATATGGAAACAGTTACTGCATGA
- a CDS encoding TniB family NTP-binding protein, with protein MNTVVDSWIAELGEVERRRLYFTAFEQAIRRVSRVHQMARAGNTPRHVMVLGPSGAGKSSVMEEYVRHFPAVEEPEQKRIPVLRVEIKSSPTVRSVAEDILKAMGVPMAYRGTVNEKTDRVISSLQKFQVELLMLDEVQHLLGATKRSFGSNDETEWLKTLLNQINIPVVLSGLPYAEAMLSINEQLRRRVEGVCQMLPFTVDDDDAASEFAGVVKWFDAEIHGGKAIGLCQGDMLNRLFYASNGLIGYLSKLLIGAMEIRFDHGRKQVELWMLEQSFTQNLWAEGVGTLNPFHKKFTFRPLTKTNELFAPTAFSTARSAT; from the coding sequence ATGAACACCGTCGTAGACAGTTGGATTGCCGAACTGGGCGAGGTGGAGCGCCGGCGACTGTACTTCACTGCTTTCGAACAGGCTATTCGGCGTGTCAGCCGGGTCCATCAGATGGCTCGGGCTGGCAATACTCCGCGCCATGTCATGGTGTTGGGCCCGTCTGGGGCTGGTAAAAGCTCGGTCATGGAAGAGTATGTTCGTCACTTTCCCGCAGTGGAGGAGCCGGAGCAAAAACGGATACCCGTCCTGCGGGTCGAGATCAAATCATCTCCCACCGTGCGCAGTGTGGCAGAAGACATCCTGAAAGCCATGGGGGTGCCTATGGCTTACCGGGGCACGGTCAACGAGAAGACTGATCGGGTTATTTCCTCGTTACAAAAATTTCAGGTCGAACTTCTGATGCTGGACGAGGTGCAGCACCTTCTCGGTGCGACCAAACGCAGCTTCGGTTCCAACGATGAAACGGAGTGGCTCAAGACGCTGCTCAATCAGATCAACATTCCGGTGGTGTTATCGGGCCTGCCCTACGCCGAGGCCATGTTGAGCATCAATGAGCAGCTACGGCGGCGCGTGGAGGGGGTGTGCCAAATGTTGCCATTTACGGTTGACGATGACGACGCCGCTTCCGAATTTGCCGGGGTCGTGAAATGGTTTGATGCGGAAATCCATGGCGGCAAAGCCATCGGACTGTGCCAGGGGGACATGTTGAATCGCCTGTTCTATGCCTCGAATGGCTTGATTGGCTATCTGAGCAAACTGCTGATCGGGGCGATGGAGATCCGTTTCGACCATGGCCGCAAACAGGTAGAACTCTGGATGCTGGAACAGTCGTTTACACAGAATCTCTGGGCAGAGGGGGTTGGAACGCTGAATCCGTTCCATAAGAAGTTCACCTTCCGCCCGTTGACCAAGACCAACGAACTGTTCGCCCCGACCGCGTTCTCGACGGCCAGGTCCGCTACTTAA
- a CDS encoding TniQ family protein, which yields MTIRLPSRPLPFPLESAMGYLLRLGVANDFASLTWLQAYRKHVAIEVKDFEQFFLQATGHPPHTLQQLWGPSSSALPARPEKRLGIKTIYWNLHHRRWCPDCLREKPYWKAEWLVTLQVACPVHQRALHEQCPACHQPVGWYSGGLTLCRCGQPLDEGPVTTVSPAVLEISRLISDKFAAACGMSSSESVPSTTLDTLLEPVHLARLLDLVWTLGCYTHDRSLKKPLKVQDHHRVHVALPIVESGSALLVRWPQAFHDFMSDLSDQSQQYALNLRLFLGIHLQALSKALSHPELHFVRHEFERFVSDKWKGVIVNRHRFVNQYIADHHSVITAKEAAEMLDITRKKVVALVNEGHIRGWYPESQGSRQFLVVDRESVNRFKQGSDGQLFNLMGAAEYLGTTKGRMRLFVASGLLSPAYRPEGKAESYANWVFEKKELDRLLGGLEVKLHATPDCVSLVSLAQICRGRTRDGADLVTVLQALQEGKLQVVARDPCRRGLQGLLLEREQFESWFAGILPEKQVFALAPAARYLGIKEHVLYWLRDRGLLFGFVYPDGPNKPRLTRETLDRFKERYVWGRMLGQLTGFGEKSASRAMLAQGVWPVTGPSVDGGTTYLFLRADVEVYLAQKRRLE from the coding sequence ATGACAATTCGTCTTCCATCCCGTCCGCTGCCTTTCCCGTTGGAAAGCGCGATGGGCTATTTGCTGCGCCTTGGCGTGGCCAACGATTTTGCCTCGCTGACCTGGTTGCAGGCTTATCGCAAGCATGTGGCAATCGAGGTAAAAGACTTCGAACAGTTTTTTCTACAAGCAACAGGTCACCCGCCCCATACCCTTCAACAACTCTGGGGGCCTTCCAGCTCGGCGCTTCCGGCACGGCCAGAAAAGAGGCTGGGGATCAAAACGATCTACTGGAACCTTCACCATCGCCGCTGGTGCCCGGATTGCTTGCGTGAAAAGCCCTACTGGAAAGCAGAATGGCTGGTCACCTTGCAGGTGGCCTGCCCAGTTCATCAACGTGCGCTCCATGAGCAATGCCCCGCCTGCCACCAGCCCGTGGGTTGGTACAGTGGTGGGCTGACACTGTGCCGCTGTGGTCAGCCTTTGGATGAGGGGCCGGTAACCACGGTATCGCCCGCCGTTCTCGAGATTTCCCGGCTCATCAGCGACAAGTTTGCCGCCGCCTGCGGAATGTCTTCGTCCGAATCGGTACCATCAACGACCCTCGACACATTGCTGGAGCCGGTACACCTTGCCAGGCTACTCGATCTGGTGTGGACGCTCGGCTGTTACACCCATGACCGATCACTCAAGAAGCCGCTGAAAGTACAGGATCACCACCGCGTGCACGTCGCGCTACCGATTGTCGAGAGTGGTAGTGCCTTGCTGGTGCGCTGGCCGCAGGCCTTTCACGACTTCATGTCAGACCTGTCCGATCAATCGCAGCAATACGCCCTCAATCTCCGGCTGTTTCTAGGGATCCATCTACAGGCCCTCAGCAAGGCGCTCAGCCATCCGGAGTTGCATTTCGTCCGCCACGAGTTTGAACGGTTTGTCTCCGATAAGTGGAAGGGGGTCATCGTTAATCGACATCGTTTCGTGAACCAGTACATTGCCGACCATCACTCAGTCATTACCGCCAAAGAGGCGGCAGAGATGCTGGATATCACCCGGAAGAAGGTGGTGGCCTTGGTCAATGAAGGACACATTCGGGGCTGGTACCCGGAGTCGCAGGGAAGCCGGCAATTTTTGGTCGTCGACCGGGAGTCGGTAAACCGTTTCAAGCAGGGAAGTGATGGTCAGTTGTTCAACCTGATGGGGGCCGCCGAGTATCTCGGTACGACCAAGGGGCGGATGCGGCTCTTTGTCGCATCGGGATTGCTGTCACCGGCGTATCGTCCCGAAGGCAAGGCTGAATCGTATGCTAATTGGGTTTTTGAGAAAAAGGAGCTGGATCGCTTGCTGGGTGGGCTGGAGGTAAAGCTGCATGCCACTCCAGACTGTGTCAGCCTGGTTTCATTGGCGCAGATCTGTCGCGGCCGTACCCGCGATGGTGCAGACTTGGTAACCGTATTGCAGGCTCTCCAGGAGGGAAAGCTTCAGGTGGTCGCCAGAGATCCGTGCAGGCGGGGGCTGCAGGGCTTGCTATTGGAACGAGAGCAGTTTGAGTCCTGGTTTGCCGGGATACTGCCAGAAAAGCAGGTGTTCGCCTTGGCTCCGGCCGCCCGCTATTTGGGCATCAAGGAACATGTGTTGTACTGGTTGCGCGACCGAGGGTTGCTATTTGGTTTTGTGTATCCGGATGGGCCAAACAAACCCCGGCTCACGCGAGAGACGCTAGATCGCTTCAAGGAGCGTTACGTCTGGGGCCGCATGCTGGGGCAGTTGACCGGCTTTGGCGAAAAGTCGGCGTCTCGTGCCATGTTGGCCCAGGGAGTGTGGCCCGTTACCGGCCCATCCGTGGATGGGGGGACGACCTATCTGTTTCTGCGAGCTGATGTTGAGGTGTACCTCGCGCAAAAGCGTCGACTCGAATAG